The Microcaecilia unicolor chromosome 6, aMicUni1.1, whole genome shotgun sequence genome includes a window with the following:
- the CDKN2C gene encoding cyclin-dependent kinase 4 inhibitor C isoform X1: MSVSIPNEILKETNLFRSRDKIMADPFGNELTSAAARGDQEQVEILLQNNANVNAKNGFGRTALQVVKLGNPGIARRLLHEGADPNVKDRTGFAVIHDAARAGFLDTVQTLLQFQADVNIEDNEGNLPLHLAAQEGHLSVVEFLVRHTESNVGHLNHKGATAHDLAKMYKREEVVKWMDGNVRVQTANLLQ, from the exons ATGTCAGTCTCTATACCAAATGAAATATTAAAAGAGACTAATCTTTTTCGATCAAGGGACAAAATTATGGCGGATCCTTTTGGAAACGAGTTAACGTCCGCAGCTGCTAGGGGGGATCAAGAGCAAGTTGAAATTTTGTTGCAAAATAATGCAAACGTCAATGCAAAAAATGGATTTGGAAGAACGGCGTTGCAG GTGGTGAAGCTCGGTAATCCTGGAATTGCCAGGCGGTTGCTGCACGAAGGTGCTGATCCTAATGTGAAAGACAGAACTGGGTTTGCTGTGATTCATGATGCAGCCAGAGCCGGTTTCTTGGACACTGTTCAGACTTTACTGCAGTTTCAGGCTGACGTTAACATCGAGGATAATGAGGGGAACTTGCCCTTACATCTGGCTGCTCAAGAAGGCCACCTCAGTGTAGTGGAGTTCTTGGTCAGACACACTGAAAGCAATGTGGGACATCTTAACCATAAAGGAGCCACCGCCCATGACCTGGCTAAGATGTACAAGAGGGAAGAAGTGGTGAAATGGATGGATGGCAATGTCCGTGTGCAGACAGCCAACCTGCTGCAGtaa
- the CDKN2C gene encoding cyclin-dependent kinase 4 inhibitor C isoform X2: MADPFGNELTSAAARGDQEQVEILLQNNANVNAKNGFGRTALQVVKLGNPGIARRLLHEGADPNVKDRTGFAVIHDAARAGFLDTVQTLLQFQADVNIEDNEGNLPLHLAAQEGHLSVVEFLVRHTESNVGHLNHKGATAHDLAKMYKREEVVKWMDGNVRVQTANLLQ, translated from the exons ATGGCGGATCCTTTTGGAAACGAGTTAACGTCCGCAGCTGCTAGGGGGGATCAAGAGCAAGTTGAAATTTTGTTGCAAAATAATGCAAACGTCAATGCAAAAAATGGATTTGGAAGAACGGCGTTGCAG GTGGTGAAGCTCGGTAATCCTGGAATTGCCAGGCGGTTGCTGCACGAAGGTGCTGATCCTAATGTGAAAGACAGAACTGGGTTTGCTGTGATTCATGATGCAGCCAGAGCCGGTTTCTTGGACACTGTTCAGACTTTACTGCAGTTTCAGGCTGACGTTAACATCGAGGATAATGAGGGGAACTTGCCCTTACATCTGGCTGCTCAAGAAGGCCACCTCAGTGTAGTGGAGTTCTTGGTCAGACACACTGAAAGCAATGTGGGACATCTTAACCATAAAGGAGCCACCGCCCATGACCTGGCTAAGATGTACAAGAGGGAAGAAGTGGTGAAATGGATGGATGGCAATGTCCGTGTGCAGACAGCCAACCTGCTGCAGtaa